The following coding sequences lie in one Metallumcola ferriviriculae genomic window:
- the recG gene encoding ATP-dependent DNA helicase RecG, which produces MLDTVLKEMKQALIREKKGAYSDAGVFGGFAMFLKEQCILLRNEANWSETEKAILDELVNLSDVYYRSDHQTRAEVLARVSTLLNKITLPPETVERPVIGHWGQGNFIWQEVAVIKGVGTKRRQQLQRLGIKKVFDLIYHVPRRYLDRSTMKRFRQLNVGVEETLRVKVRSVELLQPRKRLNILKALVYDGENYGVAVWFNQSYLRAKLRPGLELIITGKVQLSSGRWEVIVTDYEILNAAEDEPVHTARIVPVYGVTEGISQRIMRQLIFQTLNLIPYYKDFLPEELRTKYNLIDWRQALWQIHFPDDWSSLKRARQRLVYEELFLMQMAVSQRYIRSERRSGIAHTNEGQLWHDFVQSLPFTFTRAQRRVLNEIRKDMGQAQPMTRLLQGDVGSGKTIVATAAAVKAVANDYQVAVMAPTEILARQHCESLNALFEDLNIRVSLVSGSLSAKEKAKIYRDIQRGEIDVVVGTHALIQETVQFHRLGLAVVDEQHRFGVMQRDELLNKGDNADLLVMTATPIPRTLSLTLYGDLQVSVIDELPPGRQKVITRWVGEERREKVLSFIGQEMNADRQVYVVCPLVSESEKLDLAAAEETAHLLMDRFKDFNVGLVHGKMKSTEKEMYMQGFYRGEINLLVSTTVIEVGVDVPNATVMMVEGAERFGLAQLHQLRGRIGRGEHRSYCILMGDPKTEVARERLQVMEKSDDGFVIAEEDLRLRGPGEIFGTRQHGLPEFKVADLIRDAEVVQQTFDDARKLVQNKSNYQLGIFSELIALRFGNAKIS; this is translated from the coding sequence TTGTTGGACACTGTTCTCAAGGAAATGAAACAGGCGCTAATCAGAGAAAAAAAAGGTGCTTACAGCGACGCCGGTGTTTTTGGTGGATTTGCCATGTTTTTAAAGGAACAGTGCATTTTGCTGCGCAACGAGGCAAATTGGTCGGAAACGGAAAAAGCAATTCTTGATGAATTAGTAAATTTGTCAGATGTCTATTATCGGAGTGATCATCAAACCCGTGCGGAGGTATTGGCACGGGTTTCTACTCTATTAAATAAAATAACTTTACCCCCTGAAACCGTTGAAAGACCCGTTATAGGTCATTGGGGGCAGGGGAATTTTATATGGCAGGAAGTGGCTGTAATAAAAGGCGTCGGTACCAAACGCCGACAACAACTTCAGCGCTTGGGCATTAAAAAAGTATTTGATTTAATTTATCACGTGCCGCGGCGCTATTTAGACAGATCAACCATGAAAAGATTCCGACAATTGAATGTTGGCGTTGAAGAAACTCTTAGGGTAAAAGTGCGCTCTGTAGAATTGCTGCAGCCGCGTAAGAGGCTTAATATACTTAAAGCGCTGGTCTATGACGGGGAAAACTATGGTGTCGCCGTTTGGTTTAACCAGAGCTATTTACGGGCCAAACTTCGACCGGGTCTCGAACTAATTATTACTGGTAAAGTACAGCTAAGCAGTGGGCGGTGGGAAGTTATCGTAACTGACTATGAAATACTAAATGCAGCTGAGGATGAACCGGTTCATACAGCCAGGATTGTGCCAGTTTATGGGGTTACTGAGGGGATTAGCCAGCGCATTATGCGTCAACTGATTTTTCAAACGTTGAATTTGATTCCCTACTACAAGGATTTTCTTCCCGAAGAGCTGCGCACTAAATATAATTTAATTGATTGGCGCCAGGCCCTATGGCAGATACATTTTCCTGATGATTGGTCATCTTTGAAACGAGCGAGGCAGCGATTAGTTTATGAGGAACTATTTTTAATGCAAATGGCTGTATCACAGCGCTATATACGCAGTGAGCGCCGCAGTGGAATTGCCCATACTAATGAAGGACAATTATGGCATGACTTTGTTCAATCTTTACCATTCACCTTCACTCGTGCTCAACGTAGAGTACTTAATGAAATTCGTAAGGACATGGGTCAGGCACAGCCTATGACACGTTTACTGCAGGGTGATGTGGGGTCAGGCAAAACAATTGTTGCGACAGCTGCAGCAGTTAAGGCGGTGGCCAATGATTATCAGGTTGCGGTGATGGCACCTACCGAGATTTTAGCCAGACAACACTGTGAATCTCTTAACGCCTTATTTGAAGATTTGAATATTAGGGTAAGCTTGGTTAGCGGTAGTTTGTCTGCTAAAGAGAAGGCTAAAATTTATCGGGATATCCAGCGGGGTGAGATAGATGTTGTTGTAGGAACACATGCACTTATTCAAGAAACCGTTCAGTTTCATCGCCTTGGGCTGGCAGTAGTTGATGAGCAGCATCGTTTCGGGGTGATGCAGCGGGATGAATTGCTTAATAAAGGGGATAATGCCGACCTTTTGGTTATGACAGCGACGCCTATTCCTCGAACATTGTCATTGACCCTTTATGGAGACTTGCAGGTGTCCGTAATTGACGAGTTGCCACCGGGCCGGCAGAAAGTAATTACCCGGTGGGTAGGTGAAGAAAGGCGGGAAAAAGTACTGAGCTTTATTGGTCAAGAAATGAACGCGGATAGACAGGTTTATGTTGTCTGTCCTTTGGTAAGCGAATCAGAGAAACTGGATTTAGCGGCTGCAGAAGAAACCGCGCATTTGTTAATGGACCGCTTTAAAGATTTTAACGTTGGTTTAGTACACGGTAAAATGAAATCTACGGAAAAAGAGATGTATATGCAGGGGTTCTACCGGGGAGAAATTAACCTGTTGGTTTCAACAACGGTAATTGAAGTAGGGGTGGATGTGCCTAACGCGACTGTAATGATGGTGGAAGGAGCAGAACGATTTGGTTTAGCCCAACTCCACCAACTACGTGGTCGTATAGGGCGCGGAGAACATCGTTCATACTGTATCCTGATGGGTGATCCCAAAACCGAAGTAGCACGAGAACGTTTGCAAGTTATGGAAAAGAGTGATGATGGTTTTGTAATTGCGGAAGAGGATTTACGACTTCGCGGACCCGGCGAAATATTCGGTACCCGCCAACACGGTTTGCCGGAGTTTAAGGTGGCGGACTTAATACGCGATGCAGAAGTAGTTCAACAAACATTCGACGATGCTCGGAAGCTTGTGCAAAACAAATCTAACTACCAACTGGGGATTTTTTCAGAGCTGATAGCATTGCGTTTCGGGAATGCAAAAATTTCGTAA
- a CDS encoding small, acid-soluble spore protein, alpha/beta type, translating into MNKKEEKSIDGQLEKFKHEVAQEMGIQQRNNKRKPSTNKR; encoded by the coding sequence ATGAATAAGAAAGAGGAGAAAAGTATTGATGGCCAATTAGAAAAGTTTAAGCACGAAGTCGCTCAGGAAATGGGCATTCAACAACGCAACAACAAAAGGAAACCTAGTACCAATAAAAGATAG
- a CDS encoding alpha/beta-type small acid-soluble spore protein — MAAGQKTNQLVVPQAQKAMDQFKYETAAEVGLNWTGGYGGDIPSRQWGAVGGHMVKKMIQAYEQNLAGTTQQ, encoded by the coding sequence ATGGCAGCAGGACAAAAAACTAATCAATTAGTAGTTCCTCAAGCACAAAAAGCAATGGATCAATTTAAGTATGAGACTGCAGCTGAAGTTGGATTGAATTGGACAGGCGGATATGGTGGCGACATCCCCTCCAGACAATGGGGTGCAGTCGGTGGTCATATGGTTAAAAAGATGATTCAAGCATACGAACAAAATCTAGCTGGTACAACCCAGCAATAA
- a CDS encoding alpha/beta-type small acid-soluble spore protein yields the protein MAAGQKTNQLVIPQAQQAMEKFKQETAAEIGIQNYSGYLGDVPARLNGAVGGHMVKKMVQAYEQQFANQSGQPNTLQ from the coding sequence ATGGCAGCTGGACAAAAAACAAACCAATTAGTCATTCCTCAGGCTCAACAAGCTATGGAAAAATTTAAGCAGGAAACTGCTGCTGAAATTGGTATCCAGAATTATTCAGGTTACCTAGGCGATGTTCCTGCAAGATTGAATGGTGCAGTAGGCGGCCACATGGTTAAGAAAATGGTTCAAGCCTATGAACAACAATTTGCCAACCAAAGTGGCCAACCTAATACACTACAGTAA